A single genomic interval of Methylocystis sp. IM3 harbors:
- a CDS encoding lipase family protein, producing MAGRAVARALFALLLLLLQRTPSAASESVDLRLAYVLATASYCAYAVNQADADFGRARAVSCLRAAAREDPEALAPLIVALQDTETYVAPDRPEDAYLLVRMRKGLILAFRGTAPPPVLTDGAARDARRGVHPWRTFVADILNDLDAIANGRGRHSGFDDSWERLKGHLLQDCGGSAGRGQCSRFRRFVGRMRHGGALYLTGHSKGGALAMLAGLDGEALAGPRAATQVVYAFAAPKAVTAAVAAEATLAGQGWMRFERENDIVPSLPPDATLPLWIILGSPYAHIGDLVYFTRDGAPVLLRAERALIVPPGDWARAPAFLVNQAATVVASWLTPDFPRAILNSSEAACRALVDAHFEALADVQRLATDNPAVLAAGKEQSFFARGLYDPDERQILWGFREWCAQARLIE from the coding sequence GTGGCCGGACGGGCTGTCGCTCGGGCTCTTTTCGCCCTCCTGCTGCTGCTCTTGCAAAGGACGCCGTCGGCCGCGTCCGAAAGCGTCGATCTCCGGCTCGCCTATGTGCTCGCGACGGCGTCTTATTGCGCTTACGCCGTCAATCAGGCGGACGCCGATTTCGGGCGTGCGCGGGCCGTCTCCTGCCTTCGCGCCGCGGCGCGCGAGGACCCGGAGGCTCTGGCGCCGCTGATCGTCGCCCTGCAAGACACGGAAACCTATGTTGCGCCGGATCGGCCGGAAGACGCCTATCTGCTGGTGAGAATGCGCAAGGGGCTCATCCTGGCCTTCAGGGGGACGGCGCCGCCGCCGGTCCTGACGGACGGCGCCGCCCGCGACGCGCGGCGGGGCGTCCATCCGTGGCGGACGTTCGTCGCCGACATTCTCAACGATCTCGACGCCATCGCTAATGGGCGGGGCCGCCATTCTGGCTTCGACGACTCTTGGGAGCGGCTGAAGGGCCATCTGCTCCAGGATTGCGGCGGGTCGGCGGGTCGTGGGCAATGCAGCAGGTTTCGCCGCTTTGTCGGGCGGATGCGTCACGGCGGCGCGTTGTACCTCACCGGCCACAGCAAGGGCGGCGCCTTGGCCATGCTTGCAGGGCTCGATGGAGAGGCGCTCGCGGGGCCACGCGCCGCGACGCAGGTTGTTTATGCCTTCGCCGCTCCAAAGGCGGTGACGGCGGCGGTCGCGGCGGAAGCGACGCTGGCCGGGCAGGGCTGGATGCGATTCGAACGCGAGAACGACATTGTGCCGAGCCTTCCGCCGGACGCCACTCTCCCGCTCTGGATCATTCTCGGCTCGCCTTATGCGCATATCGGCGATCTCGTCTATTTCACGAGGGACGGCGCGCCTGTCCTGTTGCGCGCGGAACGCGCGTTGATCGTCCCGCCTGGCGACTGGGCCCGGGCGCCGGCTTTTCTCGTCAATCAGGCCGCGACGGTTGTGGCGAGCTGGCTGACGCCGGATTTCCCGAGAGCCATTCTGAATTCGAGCGAGGCGGCCTGCCGGGCGCTGGTGGACGCTCATTTCGAGGCGCTCGCCGACGTTCAAAGGCTCGCGACCGACAATCCGGCGGTTCTCGCGGCCGGCAAGGAGCAAAGCTTCTTCGCAAGAGGCCTTTATGACCCCGATGAAAGACAAATTCTGTGGGGCTTTCGCGAGTGGTGCGCGCAGGCGAGACTCATCGAGTGA
- a CDS encoding SDR family NAD(P)-dependent oxidoreductase yields MRNRKHDLSLNGAVVLLTGAAHGLGREILLELQRRGAHVVGLDLDAAALSTLRSELAPGGEALVCDVSDAAAARAAVAQVLAQYGRLDLVIVNAGVERVGPAWDMEAEDFARVIAVNLLGAFNIVKPALGPVAAAGGHILAIASVAALLPWPLGAAYGASKAGLESFMRSLGFELSGSGASCGTAYLGFVDTAMARRAFASPQAMALLGRMPTRLLGVMPVQNAGAVARALVDGVERRKARLFIPSMMRVTFALRGLYPLFDGWLAGRCAPLAESLRPRPTGRSGRSPFSEQ; encoded by the coding sequence ATGCGGAATCGCAAACATGATCTCTCTCTAAATGGCGCCGTTGTTCTGCTGACCGGCGCGGCGCATGGGCTGGGGCGCGAGATTTTGCTCGAGTTGCAGCGACGCGGCGCCCATGTCGTCGGGCTCGATCTCGACGCCGCCGCATTGAGCACGCTTCGCAGCGAACTGGCGCCGGGTGGCGAGGCGCTCGTCTGCGACGTGAGCGACGCCGCGGCGGCGCGCGCCGCGGTCGCGCAGGTGCTGGCGCAATACGGTCGACTCGATCTCGTGATCGTGAACGCCGGCGTCGAGCGCGTGGGCCCGGCCTGGGACATGGAGGCGGAGGATTTCGCGCGCGTGATCGCGGTCAATCTTCTCGGGGCCTTCAATATCGTCAAGCCTGCGCTGGGGCCTGTTGCGGCGGCCGGCGGGCACATCCTCGCCATCGCATCGGTCGCGGCTCTGCTTCCCTGGCCATTGGGCGCGGCCTATGGCGCGTCGAAGGCGGGCCTCGAGTCCTTCATGCGCTCGCTCGGCTTCGAGCTTTCGGGCAGCGGCGCCAGTTGCGGCACCGCTTATCTCGGTTTCGTCGATACGGCGATGGCCCGCCGCGCCTTCGCCTCGCCGCAGGCGATGGCTCTGCTCGGCCGAATGCCGACCCGCCTGCTCGGCGTCATGCCGGTCCAGAATGCGGGCGCGGTCGCGCGGGCGCTTGTCGATGGGGTCGAGAGACGGAAAGCACGGCTGTTCATTCCTTCCATGATGCGCGTCACCTTCGCGCTGCGCGGCCTTTACCCCTTGTTCGACGGTTGGCTCGCCGGTCGTTGCGCGCCGCTCGCGGAGAGCCTGCGGCCTCGCCCGACCGGCCGAAGCGGGCGCTCACCGTTCAGTGAACAATAG
- a CDS encoding DUF3833 family protein, whose product MRKFVRAALFPIIVVASAAGATQQQPGQEFGAFLTGQLVADGKISDYVSGSTRTMQVKIKGEARGATLSLVEEMAYSDGEKRKFVWKFTKENGEYIGQRPDLIGKAKVAQNGDRVDIAYRANVVLPNGREQALDFVETLTFRGPGAAKLEIKVSKFFIPVAGAALDVKKLASAQ is encoded by the coding sequence ATGCGTAAATTCGTTCGTGCAGCACTATTTCCGATCATCGTCGTCGCTTCTGCGGCCGGCGCGACGCAGCAGCAGCCCGGCCAGGAATTCGGCGCCTTCCTCACCGGCCAGCTCGTCGCGGATGGAAAAATCAGCGACTACGTCTCGGGCTCGACGAGAACCATGCAGGTCAAGATAAAGGGAGAGGCGCGCGGCGCAACGCTCAGCCTCGTCGAAGAGATGGCCTATTCGGACGGCGAGAAGCGGAAGTTTGTCTGGAAGTTCACGAAAGAGAACGGCGAATACATCGGCCAGCGTCCTGACCTGATCGGTAAGGCAAAAGTCGCGCAGAACGGAGACAGGGTCGACATCGCCTATCGGGCCAATGTCGTTTTGCCCAATGGCAGGGAGCAGGCTCTCGATTTTGTCGAAACCCTGACGTTCAGGGGACCCGGTGCGGCGAAGCTCGAGATCAAGGTGTCGAAGTTCTTCATTCCTGTCGCCGGCGCGGCGCTCGACGTCAAGAAACTCGCCTCCGCGCAATAG
- a CDS encoding YdcH family protein, translating to MMRIPHELSDEFSQEFQLIERMIGANREFARLATDYEETNKEIFGIESEEHPTTDEVLETLKKRRLLLKDEIASFLRKLHRRM from the coding sequence ATGATGCGGATTCCACACGAGCTGAGCGACGAGTTTTCGCAGGAGTTCCAGCTCATCGAGCGCATGATTGGAGCCAACCGCGAATTTGCGCGGCTTGCAACGGATTACGAAGAGACCAACAAGGAAATCTTCGGCATAGAATCCGAGGAGCACCCGACGACCGACGAGGTGCTGGAGACGCTGAAGAAGCGCCGCCTCCTCCTCAAGGACGAAATTGCTTCATTCCTCAGGAAGCTCCATCGACGCATGTAG
- a CDS encoding CPBP family intramembrane glutamic endopeptidase, whose translation MTVLQRPQPMAAFSVYSLIVLAPPLAMSAGLLPFDLRFHALVVASSFCMTQCVAAGYSLADLGLAGYGSRRQWLCAAAVSLLLMALAFCEAKLVAVPRPPPDWRLFAPFYLLLSSPCQEIVCRAMPRVIATQLGASRSAYVLFSSAAFSLMHVAYGDPLLLINTFFAGVAWSIDYLLTRNLWPLIVSHAAVGTFAFWIGAA comes from the coding sequence ATGACAGTCTTGCAACGCCCGCAGCCCATGGCTGCGTTTTCGGTCTATTCTCTTATTGTGCTCGCACCGCCCCTCGCAATGAGCGCGGGGCTGCTTCCCTTCGATTTGCGTTTTCACGCGCTCGTCGTGGCGTCGAGCTTTTGCATGACCCAATGCGTCGCCGCAGGCTATTCGCTGGCCGATCTCGGGCTCGCCGGATATGGGAGCCGGCGCCAGTGGCTTTGCGCCGCCGCAGTCTCCCTTTTGCTCATGGCGCTTGCATTCTGCGAGGCCAAGCTCGTCGCCGTTCCGCGCCCGCCGCCCGACTGGCGGCTGTTTGCGCCATTCTACCTCTTGCTGTCGAGCCCGTGCCAGGAAATCGTCTGCAGGGCCATGCCTCGGGTGATCGCGACGCAACTCGGCGCAAGCCGGTCCGCTTACGTCCTGTTTTCCTCTGCGGCCTTCTCGCTCATGCATGTCGCCTATGGAGACCCCTTATTGCTCATCAACACGTTTTTTGCAGGAGTCGCCTGGTCGATCGACTATTTACTGACCCGAAATCTCTGGCCGCTCATCGTCTCGCACGCCGCCGTCGGAACCTTCGCCTTCTGGATCGGCGCGGCCTGA
- a CDS encoding lysophospholipid acyltransferase family protein: MSYLRAALFILAMTGALLFAAPIQALARRREWRLQNEIQKSFCRTLCRIIGIEVAPGGVLPGFGPRLIAANHLSWTDVIALASLHPFVFLAKSEVAGWPILGFIARLQGTVFVERSAPQNIPGVNAALAAVLDEGRDLVIFPEGTSTDGAKPPRFKSAHFDAACESGAVIVPVALFYTDGRTPIDIGWYGDMSFLPHLWRLMKRGGACCHIVYGDAIVPRGRDRKALAVEAQAQVRRLLCSAHVGETTGQELEKVL; the protein is encoded by the coding sequence ATGAGTTATCTTCGAGCCGCTCTCTTCATCCTTGCCATGACCGGCGCCTTGCTGTTCGCTGCGCCCATCCAGGCGCTGGCGCGGCGGCGCGAGTGGAGGCTGCAAAATGAGATACAGAAGAGCTTCTGCCGCACCCTCTGCCGCATTATCGGGATCGAGGTTGCGCCTGGGGGCGTTCTGCCTGGCTTCGGCCCGCGGTTGATCGCGGCCAACCACCTCTCATGGACAGACGTTATCGCGCTTGCGAGTCTGCATCCGTTCGTTTTTCTCGCCAAGAGCGAGGTGGCCGGCTGGCCGATCCTCGGCTTCATTGCGCGGCTTCAGGGGACGGTTTTCGTCGAGCGCAGCGCCCCACAGAATATTCCAGGCGTCAACGCCGCTCTCGCCGCCGTGCTGGACGAAGGACGCGACCTCGTCATATTTCCCGAGGGGACCTCCACCGACGGCGCCAAGCCCCCGCGTTTCAAGTCAGCCCATTTCGACGCGGCCTGCGAGAGCGGCGCAGTGATCGTGCCGGTCGCGCTTTTCTATACGGACGGCCGAACCCCGATCGACATCGGCTGGTATGGAGACATGAGCTTCCTTCCGCATCTGTGGCGTTTGATGAAACGGGGCGGCGCATGTTGTCATATCGTCTACGGCGACGCGATCGTACCGCGCGGCAGAGACCGGAAGGCACTGGCGGTCGAAGCGCAAGCGCAAGTGCGTCGATTGCTTTGCTCCGCGCATGTCGGCGAGACAACGGGCCAGGAGCTCGAAAAGGTCTTATGA
- a CDS encoding GNAT family N-acetyltransferase: MWTLHAHLGQSIATLAGFQKPALEVESLEGSLGRLGSLEVRLARGKKEIRKAQRLRYEVFYKEGGAIPSARTAFTRRDADRFDKYCDHLIVIDHAWKTQLGKTKSKIVGVYRLLRDDMARKAGGFYSAGEYDIAPLLARHDGKRILELGRSCVRASHRSKRTIEVLWRGLLAYIRAHRIDVLIGCASFPGASPFVHAQALSYLAHYARAEGEWAVRAHTDLYRPMAMAPKDAIDADKARESLSPLIKGYLRLGARFGDGAVVDVDFNTTDVFVVMPVARIGARYIDYFSGTGRRAA, encoded by the coding sequence ATGTGGACATTGCACGCTCACCTTGGCCAAAGCATCGCGACCCTTGCCGGATTCCAGAAACCAGCCCTCGAGGTTGAATCGCTCGAGGGCAGCCTGGGCCGGCTCGGATCTCTCGAAGTTCGACTCGCCCGCGGCAAGAAGGAAATTCGCAAGGCGCAGCGTCTTCGTTATGAAGTGTTCTACAAGGAGGGGGGCGCGATTCCTTCCGCCCGCACCGCCTTCACCCGCCGCGACGCCGACCGCTTCGACAAATATTGCGATCATCTCATCGTGATCGACCACGCGTGGAAAACGCAGCTCGGCAAGACGAAATCGAAGATCGTCGGCGTCTATCGGCTTTTGCGCGACGACATGGCTCGGAAGGCCGGCGGCTTCTACTCGGCCGGCGAATATGACATTGCGCCGCTGCTCGCGCGCCACGACGGCAAGCGCATCCTCGAACTCGGGCGCTCCTGCGTTCGGGCTTCGCATCGCTCGAAACGCACGATCGAAGTCTTGTGGCGTGGGCTTCTCGCCTATATCCGCGCCCACCGGATCGACGTGCTGATCGGTTGCGCAAGCTTTCCTGGCGCGAGCCCCTTCGTCCATGCGCAGGCGCTGAGCTATCTCGCGCATTACGCAAGAGCGGAGGGAGAGTGGGCGGTAAGGGCGCACACGGATCTCTACCGGCCTATGGCGATGGCGCCCAAGGACGCGATAGACGCAGACAAGGCGAGGGAGTCGCTTTCGCCTCTGATCAAAGGCTATCTGCGGCTCGGCGCCCGCTTTGGCGACGGCGCCGTCGTCGATGTGGATTTCAATACGACCGACGTCTTCGTCGTCATGCCGGTCGCTAGGATCGGCGCCCGTTATATCGACTATTTCAGCGGGACGGGGCGGCGCGCCGCATAA
- a CDS encoding CorA family divalent cation transporter — MLMKNMRAIVPQPEIAGSLWLMRFDGAGALLRDRADDAASFKLPDEGFVWLHMDLADVRARPSINQIAELSDNAREALCAAVDHQYLEYSDGFVSGALLDHERTLAGPAARTDYLRFAFDERLIVTARRRPMNCVENARIAVERGARVEQPLALFERMAGAIMSDLGRIIKEIGADFDRVEDLLIDGRSREARSSLGSVRRDAVRISRQIGGLASTLARLEDIDDNPEETRDDALREAAARLVQHTESLVREVSNLQDRARLLQDELNALLNLETNDRLFVLALVTTLLLPATFVTGYFGMNTKNLLFSENENASLYATFLCLAASAVVLFFMRRSGLTQRPGSETERRRAPSETTPSDHSF, encoded by the coding sequence ATGCTGATGAAAAACATGCGGGCGATCGTCCCCCAACCGGAAATCGCGGGCAGCTTGTGGCTGATGCGCTTCGACGGCGCGGGCGCCCTCCTGCGCGATCGCGCCGACGATGCTGCTTCCTTCAAGCTTCCGGATGAAGGTTTCGTCTGGCTGCACATGGACCTCGCGGATGTCCGCGCGCGGCCCTCGATCAACCAGATCGCCGAATTGTCGGACAATGCGCGCGAGGCGCTCTGCGCGGCGGTCGATCATCAATATCTCGAATATTCGGACGGCTTCGTCAGCGGCGCATTGCTCGACCACGAGCGCACGCTGGCCGGACCGGCCGCGCGCACCGATTACCTTCGCTTCGCCTTCGACGAAAGACTGATCGTCACCGCGCGCCGGCGTCCGATGAATTGCGTCGAGAACGCCCGCATCGCGGTCGAGCGCGGCGCCCGCGTCGAGCAGCCGCTCGCTCTTTTCGAACGGATGGCGGGCGCCATCATGAGCGACCTCGGCCGGATCATCAAAGAGATCGGCGCGGATTTCGACCGCGTCGAAGACCTTCTGATCGATGGGCGCAGCCGTGAGGCACGTTCGTCGCTGGGCTCTGTCCGCCGCGACGCGGTACGCATTTCACGGCAGATCGGCGGTCTGGCCTCGACCCTCGCGCGTCTGGAGGATATCGACGACAATCCGGAGGAGACGCGAGACGACGCCTTGCGGGAAGCGGCGGCGCGGCTCGTGCAGCACACGGAATCGCTCGTGCGGGAAGTGTCGAACCTGCAGGACCGCGCGCGGCTTCTGCAAGACGAGCTGAATGCGCTCCTCAACCTCGAAACCAACGACCGTCTCTTCGTGCTGGCGCTGGTGACGACGCTGCTCCTGCCCGCGACTTTCGTGACCGGCTATTTCGGCATGAATACGAAAAACCTGCTGTTTTCCGAAAACGAGAATGCGAGCCTCTATGCGACGTTTCTGTGTCTCGCGGCCTCCGCGGTGGTGCTGTTTTTCATGCGGCGTTCGGGGCTGACGCAACGGCCCGGCTCGGAGACCGAGCGGCGGCGCGCCCCATCGGAAACCACGCCGTCGGATCATAGTTTCTAG
- a CDS encoding pyruvate kinase has product MTPPCDPCAAELRRLRDDVAALRRDVADGGAARLAQWGRAAPDARLGNLAHYLALRSRDLSALQLRLSAHGLSSLGRSEADVLISLDAVLATLRRLCGEEAPYPSAAERRAGEDALNHACAQVFGESDDPRRTRIMATLPSEAADDPRLVEELLRAGMDCARINCAHDDRLAWERMIENIRAAAQRLSRPCPILMDIAGPKLRIADVQAPEKYRLHQGERLRLVRRLAGDEGPVSFSINMPEVVSQLGAGSKIAFDDGKALGKVVAVEGADAVEIEIVAARAKGLRLKRDKGVNFPSTDLDLAPLTAKDFADLDIIAQRADLVGFSFVQRAEDVRLLQTELAARRGDARPQTLVLKIETPLSVRNLPQLIAQAAARHPTAVMIARGDLAVELGFARLSEIQEEILWLCEAAHAPVIWATEVLDRLVHEGVGSRPETTDAAMAQRAECVMLNKGAYLSDGVRFLRSVLDRMERHHAKKFPRLARLRAWS; this is encoded by the coding sequence ATGACGCCTCCCTGTGATCCCTGCGCCGCGGAGCTTCGTCGGTTGCGGGACGATGTGGCGGCGCTGCGTCGGGACGTCGCCGACGGCGGCGCCGCGCGTCTGGCGCAATGGGGGCGCGCCGCCCCGGACGCCCGGCTTGGCAATCTCGCCCATTATCTCGCCTTGCGCAGCCGGGACCTCAGCGCCCTGCAATTGCGGCTCTCCGCCCATGGCCTTTCGTCGCTCGGCCGCAGCGAAGCGGATGTTCTGATTTCGCTCGACGCCGTGCTCGCGACCCTGCGGCGCCTCTGCGGCGAGGAGGCGCCCTACCCCTCGGCCGCCGAACGGCGTGCGGGCGAAGATGCGCTCAACCATGCCTGCGCGCAGGTTTTCGGCGAGTCGGACGATCCGCGCCGCACGCGCATCATGGCCACGCTGCCGAGCGAGGCCGCCGACGATCCGCGGCTCGTCGAAGAGCTGCTGCGGGCCGGGATGGATTGCGCGCGGATTAACTGCGCCCATGACGACAGGCTGGCATGGGAGCGCATGATCGAAAACATTCGCGCCGCCGCGCAGCGGCTCTCTCGCCCGTGCCCGATCCTCATGGACATTGCCGGACCCAAGCTCAGGATCGCCGACGTGCAGGCGCCCGAGAAGTATCGCCTGCATCAGGGCGAGCGGCTGCGCCTCGTAAGGCGCCTCGCTGGCGACGAGGGTCCGGTTTCCTTTTCGATCAACATGCCCGAGGTCGTCTCGCAACTCGGGGCCGGCTCGAAAATCGCCTTCGACGACGGAAAGGCGCTCGGAAAGGTCGTCGCCGTCGAGGGCGCGGACGCGGTCGAAATCGAAATCGTCGCGGCGCGGGCGAAGGGGCTGAGGCTCAAACGCGACAAGGGCGTCAATTTCCCCTCCACCGACCTCGACCTCGCCCCGCTGACGGCGAAGGATTTCGCCGATCTGGACATCATCGCCCAGCGGGCGGACCTCGTCGGGTTTTCCTTCGTCCAGCGGGCGGAGGATGTGAGGCTTCTGCAAACGGAGCTCGCGGCGCGGCGCGGCGACGCGCGGCCGCAGACCCTCGTGCTGAAGATCGAGACGCCGCTTTCCGTGCGCAATCTCCCGCAGCTCATCGCGCAGGCGGCCGCGCGCCATCCGACCGCCGTCATGATCGCGCGCGGCGACCTGGCCGTGGAGCTAGGCTTTGCGCGTCTCTCCGAAATACAGGAGGAAATTCTCTGGCTTTGCGAGGCGGCCCATGCGCCCGTCATCTGGGCGACCGAGGTGCTCGACCGACTCGTGCACGAGGGCGTGGGCAGCCGCCCGGAGACGACCGACGCGGCGATGGCGCAACGGGCCGAATGCGTCATGCTCAACAAGGGCGCCTATCTGTCCGACGGCGTGCGATTTCTCAGGAGCGTGCTCGATCGCATGGAGCGGCATCACGCGAAGAAATTCCCCCGCCTGGCGCGCTTGCGCGCCTGGTCGTGA